A window of Apium graveolens cultivar Ventura chromosome 8, ASM990537v1, whole genome shotgun sequence contains these coding sequences:
- the LOC141678599 gene encoding uncharacterized protein LOC141678599 isoform X2 has translation MKEGLDVVTIKVQALTAMVKADTLPTVNGMSYLKAKNLLLLNYCQSLVYYLLSKAKGLSIEGHPVVRSLVEIRLFLEKIRPIDKKSQYEIQKFTRIARSKEENAGLNEKEADPTQKNEDRLMNEKEADQTQKMEDPLMYRANPDMLISKTKTDEKSKVYTIPKLVPTRMEDKMTRDEKNAWRKEKQIVLQSGQSTILREIIDDREGRPEEVREMVGNESIEVTKFRERLEAQSCIEEELFTRAPLTKMQKKKMKHMKKSRNSMHFLTESFGDEIKALTFESSTAGQTSVFGNDNYKERKLKKRKRKH, from the exons ATGAAAGAAGGGTTAGATGTGGTAACGATTAAGGTGCAAGCTTTGACGGCTATG GTCAAAGCTGATACATTGCCCACAGTAAATGGGATGTCCTATCTCAAGGCCAAGAACTTATTGCTTCTTAATTATTGCCAGTCACTAGTTTACTATTTACTCAGCAAGGCAAAAGGGTTATCAATAGAGGGTCATCCTGTTGTTCGGAGCCTAGTGGAAATTAGACTATTCCTGGAAAAG ATTCGGCCCATAGACAAAAAGTCACAATATGAAATACAAAAGTTCACAAGGATTGCTAGAAGCAAAGAAGAGAATGCGGGTTTGAATGAAAAGGAAGCAGATCCCACTCAGAAAAATGAGGATCGTTTAATGAATGAGAAGGAAGCAGATCAAACTCAGAAAATGGAGGATCCGTTGATGTATCGTGCTAACCCTGACATGCTTATTAGCAAAACAAAGACTGACGAG AAAAGCAAAGTGTATACAATACCAAAACTTGTACCTACGAGAATGGAAGATAAGATGACAAGGGATGAAAAAAATGCTTGGAGAAAAGAGAAACAGATTGTTCTACAGTCTGGGCAGAGCACAATTTTGAGAGAAATAATTGATGATCGCGAAGGAAGGCCGGAAGAG GTGAGAGAGATGGTTGGAAACGAAAGTATTGAGGTTACTAAGTTCAGAGAGAGGCTGGAGGCACAATCATGTATAGAGGAAGAGCTATTCACTCGTGCTCCTCTTACAAAAATGCAGAAAAAGAAGATGAAACACATGAAGAAGTCCAGAAATAG CATGCACTTTTTGACGGAGAGTTTCGGTGATGAGATCAAAGCATTAACTTTCGAGAGCAGCACTGCTGGGCAAACTTCAGTGTTTGGTAATGACAATTATAAAGAAAGAAAGCTCAAGAAACGTAAG AGGAAGCATTAA
- the LOC141678599 gene encoding uncharacterized protein LOC141678599 isoform X1, whose product MAVENGLHGDAPRLVAVLKEMKEGLDVVTIKVQALTAMVKADTLPTVNGMSYLKAKNLLLLNYCQSLVYYLLSKAKGLSIEGHPVVRSLVEIRLFLEKIRPIDKKSQYEIQKFTRIARSKEENAGLNEKEADPTQKNEDRLMNEKEADQTQKMEDPLMYRANPDMLISKTKTDEKSKVYTIPKLVPTRMEDKMTRDEKNAWRKEKQIVLQSGQSTILREIIDDREGRPEEVREMVGNESIEVTKFRERLEAQSCIEEELFTRAPLTKMQKKKMKHMKKSRNSMHFLTESFGDEIKALTFESSTAGQTSVFGNDNYKERKLKKRKRKH is encoded by the exons ATGGCTGTCGAAAATGGTTTGCATGG AGATGCTCCGCGGTTGGTTGCAGTTTTAAAAGAAATGAAAGAAGGGTTAGATGTGGTAACGATTAAGGTGCAAGCTTTGACGGCTATG GTCAAAGCTGATACATTGCCCACAGTAAATGGGATGTCCTATCTCAAGGCCAAGAACTTATTGCTTCTTAATTATTGCCAGTCACTAGTTTACTATTTACTCAGCAAGGCAAAAGGGTTATCAATAGAGGGTCATCCTGTTGTTCGGAGCCTAGTGGAAATTAGACTATTCCTGGAAAAG ATTCGGCCCATAGACAAAAAGTCACAATATGAAATACAAAAGTTCACAAGGATTGCTAGAAGCAAAGAAGAGAATGCGGGTTTGAATGAAAAGGAAGCAGATCCCACTCAGAAAAATGAGGATCGTTTAATGAATGAGAAGGAAGCAGATCAAACTCAGAAAATGGAGGATCCGTTGATGTATCGTGCTAACCCTGACATGCTTATTAGCAAAACAAAGACTGACGAG AAAAGCAAAGTGTATACAATACCAAAACTTGTACCTACGAGAATGGAAGATAAGATGACAAGGGATGAAAAAAATGCTTGGAGAAAAGAGAAACAGATTGTTCTACAGTCTGGGCAGAGCACAATTTTGAGAGAAATAATTGATGATCGCGAAGGAAGGCCGGAAGAG GTGAGAGAGATGGTTGGAAACGAAAGTATTGAGGTTACTAAGTTCAGAGAGAGGCTGGAGGCACAATCATGTATAGAGGAAGAGCTATTCACTCGTGCTCCTCTTACAAAAATGCAGAAAAAGAAGATGAAACACATGAAGAAGTCCAGAAATAG CATGCACTTTTTGACGGAGAGTTTCGGTGATGAGATCAAAGCATTAACTTTCGAGAGCAGCACTGCTGGGCAAACTTCAGTGTTTGGTAATGACAATTATAAAGAAAGAAAGCTCAAGAAACGTAAG AGGAAGCATTAA
- the LOC141678599 gene encoding uncharacterized protein LOC141678599 isoform X3, which produces MSYLKAKNLLLLNYCQSLVYYLLSKAKGLSIEGHPVVRSLVEIRLFLEKIRPIDKKSQYEIQKFTRIARSKEENAGLNEKEADPTQKNEDRLMNEKEADQTQKMEDPLMYRANPDMLISKTKTDEKSKVYTIPKLVPTRMEDKMTRDEKNAWRKEKQIVLQSGQSTILREIIDDREGRPEEVREMVGNESIEVTKFRERLEAQSCIEEELFTRAPLTKMQKKKMKHMKKSRNSMHFLTESFGDEIKALTFESSTAGQTSVFGNDNYKERKLKKRKRKH; this is translated from the exons ATGTCCTATCTCAAGGCCAAGAACTTATTGCTTCTTAATTATTGCCAGTCACTAGTTTACTATTTACTCAGCAAGGCAAAAGGGTTATCAATAGAGGGTCATCCTGTTGTTCGGAGCCTAGTGGAAATTAGACTATTCCTGGAAAAG ATTCGGCCCATAGACAAAAAGTCACAATATGAAATACAAAAGTTCACAAGGATTGCTAGAAGCAAAGAAGAGAATGCGGGTTTGAATGAAAAGGAAGCAGATCCCACTCAGAAAAATGAGGATCGTTTAATGAATGAGAAGGAAGCAGATCAAACTCAGAAAATGGAGGATCCGTTGATGTATCGTGCTAACCCTGACATGCTTATTAGCAAAACAAAGACTGACGAG AAAAGCAAAGTGTATACAATACCAAAACTTGTACCTACGAGAATGGAAGATAAGATGACAAGGGATGAAAAAAATGCTTGGAGAAAAGAGAAACAGATTGTTCTACAGTCTGGGCAGAGCACAATTTTGAGAGAAATAATTGATGATCGCGAAGGAAGGCCGGAAGAG GTGAGAGAGATGGTTGGAAACGAAAGTATTGAGGTTACTAAGTTCAGAGAGAGGCTGGAGGCACAATCATGTATAGAGGAAGAGCTATTCACTCGTGCTCCTCTTACAAAAATGCAGAAAAAGAAGATGAAACACATGAAGAAGTCCAGAAATAG CATGCACTTTTTGACGGAGAGTTTCGGTGATGAGATCAAAGCATTAACTTTCGAGAGCAGCACTGCTGGGCAAACTTCAGTGTTTGGTAATGACAATTATAAAGAAAGAAAGCTCAAGAAACGTAAG AGGAAGCATTAA
- the LOC141679753 gene encoding uncharacterized protein LOC141679753 — protein MGPGRTRTGTSDDERDHSMTDLSRIEVNLNTLFEAQNQHLIQTCNNNNVNIEQNAKSIAELNDLILGLAAQVTKLVSSEGKTSTTDGSSHGRGSTGPEDRGNKDVSYAARMTRVDFPKFDGTDLRSWLFKCNQFFQLDETSDCQKVRLAAIHLEGKALLWHQTFIQRSNNVMPTWVQYTEAITARFGELFDDPMADLKALKQLGSVQEYHDNFDALSSRLQLSEEYLLSCYLGGLKDEIQLSVRMFTPSTIQQALCLAKLQEASNKSRQSKNINKGPILPTPGNQPFSKYSSKTIHTSPSVTKQPLTTTTSLNNNRRTLTPAELSEKRAKNLCFWCDEKYVPGHKCKGKKPQFFHIEAEDDDEDGETEIPVEVEVEENNECAQISVEAMEGISAFQTMRVTGHHGKKDLHILLDSGSTHNFIDTSKALKLNCTMEKIAPMSVKVADGGQLICDKIIRGFVWKMQGVSFMADVLLLPLNGSDIVLGIQWFSQLGPVLWDFS, from the coding sequence ATGGGACCAGGAAGAACTAGAACTGGCACATCTGATGATGAAAGAGACCACTCCATGACAGATCTCAGCAGAATCGAGGTAAACCTCAATACCCTGTTTGAAGCTCAAAATCAACATTTGATTCAGACATGTAATAATAACAATGTCAATATAGAGCAAAATGCTAAGTCCATTGCCGAGTTAAATGATTTAATATTAGGCTTAGCTGCACAAGTAACTAAATTGGTGTCAAGTGAAGGTAAGACTAGCACTACAGATGGAAGTAGTCATGGAAGAGGGAGTACTGGACCTGAGGACAGGGGTAATAAAGATGTGTCTTATGCGGCTAGAATGACTAGGGTtgatttcccaaagtttgatGGGACAGATCTGAGATCCTGGTTATTTAAATGCAATCAATTTTTTCAATTAGATGAGACCTCTGACTGTCAGAAAGTAAGATTGGCTGCTATACATTTGGAGGGTAAGGCCTTACTGTGGCACCAAACATTTATTCAAAGGTCCAACAATGTTATGCCCACATGGGTTCAGTACACAGAGGCCATCACAGCCAGATTTGGGGAATTATTTGATGATCCCATGGCGGATTTAAAGGCACTCAAGCAGTTAGGGTCGGTTCAAGAATATCATGATAACTTTGATGCTCTTAGCAGCAGACTCCAACTTTCAGAAGAATATTTATTAAGCTGCTACCTAGGAGGGTTAAAGGATGAAATTCAACTATCTGTGAGGATGTTTACACCATCAACTATTCAACAAGCCCTTTGTTTAGCCAAGCTTCAAGAAGCATCCAACAAATCCAGGCAAAGTAAGAACATTAATAAGGGCCCTATCTTGCCTACACCTGGGAACCAACCCTTCTCAAAATACTCCTCTAAAACCATACACACGTCTCCATCTGTCACCAAACAACCACTTACCACTACAACTTCACTAAACAATAACAGACGCACCTTAACCCCAGCTGAATTATCAGAGAAAAGAGCTAAGAATCTGTGTTTTTGGTGTGATGAAAAATATGTGCCGGGTCACAAATGCAAAGGAAAGAAACCACAATTCTTTCACATAGAGGCAGAGGATGACGATGAGGATGGGGAGACAGAAATTCCAGTTGAGGTGGAAGTAGAAGAAAACAATGAATGTGCCCAAATTTCTGTGGAAGCTATGGAGGGTATTTCCGCATTTCAGACCATGAGGGTAACTGGTCACCATGGAAAGAAAGACTTGCACATACTCTTGGACAGTGGTAGCACCCATAATTTCATAGATACAAGTAAAGCTTTGAAACTGAATTGCACAATGGAGAAGATTGCACCTATGAGTGTTAAAGTGGCTGATGGAGGACAATTAATCTGTGACAAAATCATCCGAGGATTTGTTTGGAAAATGCAAGGAGTTTCCTTCATGGCAGATGTGTTACTGCTGCCTCTGAACGGGAGTGATATAGTCCTTGGAATACAATGGTTCTCACAATTAGGACCTGTGCTGTGGGATTTTTCATAA